Proteins from a single region of Desulfatirhabdium butyrativorans DSM 18734:
- a CDS encoding TIGR00153 family protein, which produces MRTALMSLFRKSPFEGLIKHAKLIGDCNPVFRQAVLAYLDNSPTEFEIYHNQVTMIEHWGDEIKRNIRGHLPRNILLPVDKFQILWYLREQDKMLDSIQNALHWLSYRQTEVPDEYVDDLLLMVEKVGDVLTSMHPMVVAADTYFNSYSEKHRQEVKQAIRKIRDFESQSDMVERKLKSDFLSHPFENPTSAFHLTKLVQYMGGISDHAENAGDMMRAMIAK; this is translated from the coding sequence ATGCGTACGGCGCTCATGTCCCTATTCCGTAAATCCCCTTTTGAAGGGTTGATCAAACACGCCAAGCTGATCGGAGATTGCAATCCGGTATTTCGGCAGGCCGTACTGGCTTATCTGGATAACTCTCCAACCGAGTTTGAAATCTACCACAACCAGGTGACCATGATCGAGCACTGGGGGGATGAGATCAAGCGCAACATCCGGGGGCATCTGCCCAGAAATATCCTGCTGCCCGTGGATAAATTCCAGATTCTCTGGTACTTGCGGGAACAGGACAAGATGCTCGACAGCATCCAGAATGCCCTGCACTGGCTGTCCTACCGCCAGACCGAGGTTCCCGACGAATACGTGGATGATCTGCTGTTGATGGTGGAAAAGGTGGGGGATGTGCTCACATCCATGCACCCGATGGTGGTGGCTGCTGACACGTATTTCAACAGTTACTCGGAAAAGCACCGGCAGGAGGTCAAGCAGGCCATTCGTAAAATCCGGGATTTCGAGTCCCAATCCGACATGGTGGAAAGAAAGCTCAAATCCGATTTTCTATCCCATCCCTTTGAAAATCCGACATCCGCCTTCCATCTGACCAAACTGGTCCAGTATATGGGAGGCATTTCGGATCATGCCGAAAATGCGGGGGACATGATGCGGGCCATGATCGCAAAATAG
- the rsmG gene encoding 16S rRNA (guanine(527)-N(7))-methyltransferase RsmG, which produces MMLPSLQIPSENWRRFLAETSESMGAALTLEDTALFEAYALELLVWNRKINITAITDPAAIAVKHFVDSLVPAAYIPENAAVLDIGSGGGFPGIPLGIHRPDLRITLVDSSRKRVNFQRAVLRKIRLDHVTGIEAKLAEVVLQDEFRESFDVVISRAFTSFEQWMIQAIPLVKRAGRLIAMVGAIERDAVREFRARCADAIDTIDVVSYSLPIASAMEKRHLVVAFRK; this is translated from the coding sequence ATGATGCTACCTTCCCTCCAGATTCCATCCGAAAACTGGCGCCGCTTCCTCGCCGAAACATCCGAATCGATGGGGGCCGCATTAACACTCGAAGATACAGCACTATTCGAAGCCTATGCGCTTGAACTGCTCGTCTGGAACCGAAAAATCAACATCACGGCCATCACCGATCCGGCAGCCATCGCCGTCAAACATTTCGTGGATTCCCTGGTTCCGGCCGCTTATATACCGGAGAATGCCGCTGTACTGGACATCGGCTCAGGCGGCGGATTTCCGGGTATTCCCCTCGGCATTCACCGCCCGGATCTGCGGATCACGCTGGTGGATTCCTCCCGAAAGCGGGTGAATTTTCAGCGGGCCGTTCTTCGAAAAATCCGTCTGGATCATGTTACAGGCATTGAAGCGAAGCTGGCGGAGGTGGTTTTGCAGGATGAATTCCGGGAAAGTTTCGATGTGGTGATATCGCGGGCCTTCACGTCCTTCGAGCAATGGATGATCCAGGCGATCCCCCTGGTAAAACGGGCAGGCCGACTGATCGCCATGGTCGGCGCCATAGAGCGGGATGCCGTTCGGGAATTTCGCGCAAGATGCGCCGATGCAATAGACACAATCGATGTGGTTTCCTACTCCCTGCCGATTGCCTCAGCCATGGAAAAGCGCCATCTCGTTGTCGCCTTCCGGAAATAG
- the nifA gene encoding nif-specific transcriptional activator NifA, whose translation MNRIEDVTLLYEISNALNESLDLRKSLYRVLDILASSMQMIRGTITILDPVTNEIRIEVAHGISASTVERVKYKLGEGITGRVIESGKAVVIPEVSKEPLFLNRTKIRKASSNQEISFICVPIKSAAQVIGALSVDRLFDPKYPLQAGERLLSIIATMVARHVINLETIRMEKEHLKAENQRLRDQLGQKYSFTNIVGNSGRMREVFQMIAQVSKSNATVLIRGESGTGKELVAHSVHFNSHRAGGPFVKVNCAALPPNLIESELFGHEKGAFTGAIRQKLGRFEMADKGTIFLDEIGSIGLEVQARLLRVLQEREIERVGGQKTIKVDVRVIAATNKNLEQEVETESFRGDLYYRLNVFPIYMPPLRERKTDILLLAEYFLEKYAKENHKDIKRLSTPAIDMLMHYHWPGNVRELENCIERAVLLCEEGVIHSYHLPPSLQTGAETGTQPAFSLEDAVAHLERELIVDALKNTRGNLTLAAEMVKTTVRKFAYKAKQYGIDFRKYR comes from the coding sequence ATGAACCGAATCGAAGACGTTACCCTGCTCTACGAAATCAGCAATGCGCTGAACGAATCTCTCGACCTCCGGAAAAGTCTGTATCGCGTGCTCGATATTCTGGCCTCATCCATGCAGATGATCCGGGGTACAATCACCATCCTCGATCCCGTCACCAACGAAATCCGTATCGAAGTTGCCCACGGCATTTCCGCATCTACGGTCGAGCGGGTGAAATACAAGCTTGGCGAAGGCATCACCGGACGGGTGATCGAATCCGGGAAGGCCGTCGTCATTCCCGAGGTAAGCAAGGAACCCCTGTTTCTCAATCGAACGAAAATCCGCAAGGCGTCCTCGAATCAGGAAATTTCCTTTATCTGCGTACCCATCAAGAGCGCAGCCCAGGTGATTGGGGCGCTGAGCGTGGATCGGCTCTTCGATCCGAAATATCCCCTCCAGGCCGGGGAGCGGCTTTTGTCGATCATTGCCACGATGGTGGCGCGGCATGTGATCAATCTGGAGACGATCCGGATGGAAAAGGAGCACCTGAAAGCCGAAAATCAGAGGCTTCGGGACCAGCTTGGCCAGAAATACAGCTTTACCAACATCGTGGGCAACAGTGGCCGGATGCGGGAAGTCTTCCAGATGATCGCCCAGGTATCCAAGAGCAACGCCACAGTGCTCATCCGGGGAGAAAGCGGGACGGGAAAGGAGCTTGTCGCCCATTCGGTCCATTTCAATTCCCACCGTGCTGGCGGGCCTTTCGTCAAGGTCAATTGTGCGGCGCTGCCGCCAAATCTGATCGAAAGCGAACTCTTCGGCCATGAAAAAGGAGCCTTTACAGGAGCCATCCGTCAGAAGCTCGGCAGGTTCGAGATGGCGGACAAGGGAACCATTTTCCTGGACGAAATCGGATCGATCGGGCTCGAAGTGCAGGCAAGGTTGCTTCGGGTGCTTCAGGAGCGGGAAATCGAGCGGGTCGGCGGACAGAAAACGATCAAGGTGGATGTGCGGGTCATTGCCGCAACCAACAAGAATCTGGAACAGGAAGTGGAAACGGAATCGTTCCGAGGGGATCTGTATTATCGGCTGAATGTTTTTCCCATCTATATGCCGCCGCTTCGGGAGCGAAAAACCGACATCCTGCTTCTGGCCGAATATTTCCTTGAAAAATACGCCAAGGAAAACCACAAGGACATCAAGCGCCTCTCGACACCGGCCATTGACATGCTGATGCACTACCATTGGCCCGGCAATGTCCGGGAGCTGGAAAACTGCATCGAGCGGGCCGTGCTGCTCTGTGAGGAAGGCGTCATTCACAGCTACCACCTGCCGCCGTCGCTGCAGACCGGGGCGGAAACAGGCACTCAGCCAGCTTTTTCACTGGAAGATGCCGTTGCCCATCTCGAGCGGGAACTCATCGTCGATGCCCTGAAAAACACCCGTGGCAACCTGACCCTGGCGGCTGAGATGGTGAAAACCACGGTGCGCAAATTTGCCTACAAGGCAAAGCAATACGGGATTGATTTTCGGAAATATCGATAA